One Micropterus dolomieu isolate WLL.071019.BEF.003 ecotype Adirondacks linkage group LG23, ASM2129224v1, whole genome shotgun sequence DNA window includes the following coding sequences:
- the LOC123963221 gene encoding DNA-directed RNA polymerase III subunit RPC9 isoform X1 — MEVKNANAAMLSNYEVFKLLTDLKEQRKESGKNKHSTGQQNLNTIMYETLKHLSKAPCSRQSPEIVKDFLTTMKPHKLTKAEKLQLLNHRPQTAVEIQLMVEESEERLSEQQIEELIQTVADILPGDPELENTAAADAEIDEAGEEL; from the exons ATGGAAGT aaaaAATGCTAACGCTGCTATGCTCAGTAACTATGAG gtgttcaaactCCTCACAGACCTGAAGGAACAGAGGAAGGAAAGCGGGAAGAACAAACACAGCACCGGGCAGCAGAACCTCAACACCATCATGTATGAG ACGCTGAAGCACCTGTCAAAGGCTCCCTGCAGCAGGCAGAGTCCAGAGATCGTCAAAGATTTCCTCACCACCATGAAGCCTCACAAACTCACAAA GGCAGAAAAACTGCAGCTCTTGAACCACCGGCCACAAACAGCTGTGGAAATTCAGTTG ATGGTGGAAGAGAGTGAGGAGCGTTTATCAGAGCAGCAGATTGAGGAGCTCATCCAGACAGTTGCAGACATCCTACCTGGTGACCCGGAGctggaaaacacagctgcagcagatgCAGAGATAGATGAAGCCGGTGAAGAGTTGTGA
- the LOC123963221 gene encoding DNA-directed RNA polymerase III subunit RPC9 isoform X2, with the protein MLSNYEVFKLLTDLKEQRKESGKNKHSTGQQNLNTIMYETLKHLSKAPCSRQSPEIVKDFLTTMKPHKLTKAEKLQLLNHRPQTAVEIQLMVEESEERLSEQQIEELIQTVADILPGDPELENTAAADAEIDEAGEEL; encoded by the exons ATGCTCAGTAACTATGAG gtgttcaaactCCTCACAGACCTGAAGGAACAGAGGAAGGAAAGCGGGAAGAACAAACACAGCACCGGGCAGCAGAACCTCAACACCATCATGTATGAG ACGCTGAAGCACCTGTCAAAGGCTCCCTGCAGCAGGCAGAGTCCAGAGATCGTCAAAGATTTCCTCACCACCATGAAGCCTCACAAACTCACAAA GGCAGAAAAACTGCAGCTCTTGAACCACCGGCCACAAACAGCTGTGGAAATTCAGTTG ATGGTGGAAGAGAGTGAGGAGCGTTTATCAGAGCAGCAGATTGAGGAGCTCATCCAGACAGTTGCAGACATCCTACCTGGTGACCCGGAGctggaaaacacagctgcagcagatgCAGAGATAGATGAAGCCGGTGAAGAGTTGTGA